TGGGAGTGTTAGGTTGTCATAATCTTCATCGTCGAAGGTAATTGCATCACCGTTAAGGAGCTCTCGTGTCCTCTTCTTGTGAGTAATTGAATCCTTCGTCTTTTAGGCTATTGTGTAAGCCACACCACTGATTTCTATTCCTCTAAATATTAAGTAATCGTAAGCTTTGGCGAGGAAGGTTTTGTGGTTCCTCTCCATTCTGGTTCCTATTGAAGTTTTGTTTGCCTTAGCTGCTGAAAAACTTAAGTGTCCGTCCTTAAGAAAATGTGCTACTTTGACTCGTAAATGCTTACAATCCATGGTTAGATGCCCACAATTCCCGTTATACTCAAACCATAAGTTCATACTCCTCTTACTAGGTCAGTCCGAATATCTTTTGGCCACAAAGCCTCTTTGATATTTCTCACGGCCGTAACGATCTCGACAGTTCCAATACTGAAGTTGTATTTTGATAACTTTAGGTTACCCACATCCTTGTTGGGGGTCTTGAAGTTTCTACTATATACCTGCCTACTAGTCCCCAGTCACTTCTAGCTTAATCCATTTTCCTCTCAGTCCTCGGTCGTGATGGTACTAGTAACGTTCGAACCGGTTTCTTGGTTTCTCAGGCCGAAGTCCACAATGTTTTTGGGTCTATCCTAAAATTGACCGCTTTCTTTGACCAGAATCGAGGCTGTTTGGTGGTCCTCTATCCTCATCTTAGATATATACCGGTGATATATGTCATTCCATGTTTTAGTCGGGAATTCTTGTAGGTTTTCTTTCAATTTCTACAAGGCATCCGGCTTTCCAGGTTAAGACCATCAGTAAATGTTGTTGTGGCACAGTCATCCAGTATCGTGGGTAGCATCATTCTCTCCTTTTGGAACCTGTCAACAAAACTATGAAGTAAAATTGTGTTGCCTGTTTATTTTAAAGATATCCTCCTTAAGAGTCTCTACCTTTCAGTCCCCTCCGTGGGCATAATAGAAAACATCTGTGCAAGCATACAAAAGAGTCAGAGTTTTCAGGTAAATGAGAATACCAAGTGATGGCTCATTTTGTGAACGCTTCGCCAAACTTTTTTAGCAGAACGAATTCGATCTCTTTCAATGTTAGATCACTTCCGTTTATACCAGTTGTACATGCCGTTACATATTCCTGTGGATCTGTAGTCCCCTCATACTTTGGAATATCCTATATTTTGAACCTATTTATGATAAGCATCAGGGATGCACTCGGCTTTATATAAATAGTGAGTACTTCTTCGTGTCCGTTTCTTTGATGATTGGCAGAGTCCTAGGGATCTGATCCATTCAGGAATGAATCTCCTTAACATAATTCAAGAATTCTATCCTGAACGGATCTACCTATCTTTATACTATGTCGGGTCTCGAACCCCTAGCTCCTGTATTGCTTGGTAGATCCTCGATGCTAGAGTTAGTTTGCCCATTTCCAGGGGTTCCTTGAGCCACAACGACATTTGATGGCGCCGAAGATTCAGAATTGACGTTGTTAGTTTCAACTGTCACCACGTGTTGTACTTGAGCCATTATCTAGTTATATCGGCCTGATAATTCTCATCATCGTTATCGGTGGTCTGGCCCTTCCATTATGACGGACCCAACTCCGATGTTAATGCGAGTCTGAGTGGGATCCTTGTTCCAATTTTTTTCCTTTGTCAAACATATTCCTATGAAGTAGGGCGGTTCTATCAAATCTACTCCGTTTAAGGACAGCGAGCCTTCATTCCAGTTTGCACCATCATCCCCCTTATTAGCATTCAACATAGCGTTTCTTTCAACGTCAGACATGATATGATTTTTATTGCAAAACATATTAGAGCAAGTTAGCAAAGAGTTGGTAATAGGTCAAAAAAATACCACAATTGTCATAGCCCCGCAGTGGGCGCTAAACGATATACCCCATAATTTAGGATAACAATTGGATTTACTATGGAGTTCAAGGACACACAAGCTATAATGACCAAACCATAAtattttttatgttaaattgcTAGATTAGTATGATAAAGAGCGACACTGAAATAATGAACCAAGTAAATAATTTTTATTGATTTAACTTCGGGGCAGTTGTCGGGCAACGTTACCAAAAAGCAAGAGCTTCGTGAGCTTATAAAGAGCTTAAGAGCTACAATGTAGTGAAAGTCATAGCCGTTTGTGATGAAAAATAGATGGGATATAATTGAGGGAAAGCGATAAATTTATGATCTTAACCTAAGTAACGTCTCTGCACTATTCACGTCCGTCATGATGATCCTTATCTGCACGTTGTTGCATTTACGTACACATCTATGGATTCGCCGAAGTGGATCCCGGATTCTGCGAAAGTGGTTGCAATCTAGACTTATCATGACCGCCACTGCCATATTCCTGATTGGGCAGCTCCTGATCTAGGTGGGCTCGTATTGCAGTTCTAGATCCTCGACGGATAAGATCAACCACACCGGAGGCGTTCGAGTGTTTGGATCGATGCAATCCTTGCTGAGTCACGTTCGTTCTATCTCTATTCTCACACGTGTCTTCGCCTGATTCTCCTAACTAATCAGTCCAGGTTTCCCCCATACAATTAGGGCATATTTATCATTTCAATATATTTAATCCATGTATTGTTAatacttgtatatgtattttacgTTCTATCCGCAGAAAATACTAAGTAAATTCTCTAATATGTACGGGTATATTATTTATAGGAAGGGAGCAAAATTGCAACCAAACATGTACAAGAAGAGTTAAGCTGAATTTAACGAGGAATATAATTCAACCAAACAAGGTGTTACTTATGTGAAGTTTAATAAGGGTATAAACTCCCCCTTATATAGGCAACCAAACGACTCTTAAGGGAACAATGACTGTATGCTAAGTTGTCAAAGTATTAGTTCCGGTTATATGCATCGCACTCCTGGGCATGAGTAATTTAGAATGGATTAATCCATGTGGTTGGGATTCTATTAATTATTTCCTGATTGTGCTATGGTTTATTTTGATACTTAGTTCTGTTTATATAGTTTACTGGGTAATAAGAGTCCTTTTGACTTAGCTGATTTAACGTAGTTGATAAGCATTAACTGCTGATAAacttttctaagtgttgaagCTGACTTGATAAATAAGCAGTTTTGCATTTGGAGAAAGGTGTTAGAAACTTCACATGACTCTTTCAAAGTGTTGAATAAATACATACAACAATTATCATTTGAGAAAAATAAATAAGCTAGAAAATAAGATTATATTGATACAAATGCTTATACAGCAACTCGATTTATCAATCAAGCTATTATCTCATCTATCTTACACTCTCTATATTTGATATCAGCCTTGTTTGATCCTGCCTCATGGATTATGTCACAACATTCACATCTATCAATCTGAAAAAACATAGAAAAAAATAAAGTAAGTAAAAGTATAGAGGTCGAAGTAGAGATTTTCGAAATTTTCAGACAACAGGTTTCGTTTTGGGGAGATAACGGCAGTCATCGATGTTTGTTGACTTTAAATATTTAGTCGCTTTAGAAGAGGGAGAATGCAGTTTGGGTTTTTCCTAAAGACAGAAATATTACACTTCAATTGTCCTTAATTGCTAATAACACGTCCATTATGATATAATAGTCGAGTTTCAACATTAAGCTCATTCATAACGTTATTTACTTGAGTATCGATCTGTGAAGAAATTAAAGAAGGAAATTAGAAAAATGGAACAACTTAAAGAAATAGATACTTTTCTTTTTCCTCAACGTTATGTGCAAACCTTTGTATTATAGATTAGATAAAGAAATTAAACTACTCCAAAAGAAACTGAGACAATCCAAATACTCAGACAACTCTCTCGCATTATTTTAGAAGCGATAATTGACTTATGATTAAATTTTTTATAGGATCAAGAATTTACAACTTCGCCAATTTTTGTATCTCtactattttatatatatgtatctttGCAGAACTGTTTTCTAAGTTCTTTTTCCAATAAATATGATTGCAATCATGTGTGCTGAGTATAATTGGATTTAGCTTATATGTATGATACTGTAAAGAACTTTTATACTTTCGATGTGGTTTAAACAGTTGTAGTAGGCAATTTTGTCTAATTTCCACGTTATTAATTACAGTTTTTATGTACTTAACCTGTAATTATCTTCTAAGTGACCTAATTAGTGACCTTTTTTTTCGTATTGTCAGTATACATAAGTTAAACTCATAGGGAAACTTATGGGCGATTATGGAAGCAGAAAACATTACCTCAATGCGTTTTGTTGCTGATGAGTAAACTTGAATTTCAGATATATACTCTGCAGAATAATTTCCAGCTTCCAAACAAGCTCCTATCCGTCTAGGCCATGCCCTCGTATACGTTGTAACAATTTCACCTCTTCGATTTTTCTCAACGGACTTGAAGAAAAATACATGAGGGGCTTCACATGGATGCCAAGAAGGACTTCTAACATCAAACATGTAATGTGGTGGCCTACGACTTCTTTGCCATGTTTTAAATGTTTCTATTGGATTTTGTAACCAACTCCTGGGCATAATTTTCTCATAAATATGAGCTGAGTAACCCCAAGAAACTGAAAATGTCCAATTTTTAGACCTGTGGTGGCATATGGTTTGTTGTAACATGCGTGATTGATCATATTTTGCAGCTTTTTGGATGTGGAAACCTGCTTGTGCACGATCCATAGAGGGAAATATTGGGTCAACCATATCATAATGGTGAAGGGACGCTAATAGAGACTTTGGATGATATGATAGAAAGCCAGATATGTCACCACGAAGATCAATCTGCAAGTAATAATAAATATATTATTTAAGGGAAAACAGAAAAGTACGCTCAAAGTAATTACTctatttgtttcaatttgtttggctCGATTCAGTGTATGAGGATCAAACTAACTAAATATTCGGTGTGAATTCGGACATAAAATTTTTGacttttttgaaaataaaatttatatatttaaaaattacataaaaagtagTGTCCTCCCACCGTCCTAAAAAAATTGTCTTCCTTTCCTTCTTAGTCTGTCTCAAAAAGATTGACACTTTTTTTTAATTgattaaaaaaatgaaatgatttacagtcacacaaatatctaaagctttttttgaaccacacatttcaaaaatcttcctttgagtcttaaactttgtgtcaagtcaaattaagacaatctttttgaaacggagagagtaagtcacaataattaataattcaaaatatttggAAAGTATTCGCAAAAATCATGATAAATATAATTCTTTGAATTTTCAAATAGCAACTAAGACAAGAAACAGAGAATAATTGATAAGACTTTTCTCGTCCAATGCCCAATCATATGTTAATCAAAAAAGGCTGCACGTTACAGGAGATGAGCTGTACGGTGGATCAGTTCGAAAATTTTTATTACGTGCAAATAAGGTCAAACATATTCCATTTGTAcatgaaaattatattatattCTCTTTAACATAAGGGTAATTTCTCGTATGGTGACTTAAAATTAAATTTGCTTTAGGTTGCACATTCCAATCTCATGTCTGGCATTTTCTCATATGTTTTAAATCCTTTGGTTGAATTTGTTGTTCTGCGCCAACACTTAAGAGTGCAAAGAATAATTGCTCATTTCTTTGACCTTTTGATTCTTCTTTGTTTTGGGAGGCTAAGTAATAATTGACTTTACATAAACAAAAAGTTTAATTTTGTACAgtgatataaaaaaaattacacgATTTGTTTAAATTAATCACCTGAAAGTAGAGCGATTAAATCAAGCATATACCTGATGAATACCCTGAAGAGGAGAAAGATTGACTCCAAGGTCAGCTACACAAAGCATTGTAGTTCTATCAGAAGATTGCAAATGAGCATATCGCTTTAAGCAAGACATTACAGTATTTGCAAATGTTTTAGCCAAAGGATAACTCAACATAATTCCAGCACCACCAAAAGCTTGATTAAATGAGTACCAATAATTCGACAATATAAATTCCGAATGTCCTCCAAAATAATAGTACTTGTTATGATCATATTGTGCAAGAATATCAACCATATTTTCCACGAAAAATATCGAATCATCATCCCCCATAATTACCCATCTTACTCCTTCATGTGCCTCCCTAACAACTTCCATAATCCCATGAACCATTCTCATAACTCTTGCATCAACATGATTGGTTTCCTTAAGAAGTTTTGAGACATCATCGGATATTCTATAAGGAGGTGAATTTAAGGACCATGGGAGAAGATCATCACCTTTAGGAGGAACATCTAGAAAAAGATGTCCTTTTGTAATATTTGGTCTCCACCATGattcaacataggcttttctatTGTGCCATGCTTTTTCATTACCTAAAAGTCCAAAAACAAGGTGACTAATATTGGTTGGTGAAATAATTGATGATGTACTTGTttgagaagaaggaggaggaggaggagaaggagaagaaggagagCTTGTGAATTGTAAAGAAGAAAAAAGATCGGAAGCTGGAAACTGATGCTCAGAGTCATTGAAAAGGAAAATGGTGCAACAGTATAGGACTAAACCACAAATTAGCACTGTTTTGCAAATGCTAAAGACGATGGATTTGTCAAGTTTAGACATGTCTGAGATATTTGGCTAGAGAAAAATGAGAACTGCCCAATGAAAACAAGTGAATAAAGCACATTTTCACTTTTTACAAGGTTTTAAGCAACACGTAACCCTCCCCTCCCCCCTCGCCCCTGCcccccgaccccccccccccccccccccccaagcccCACATGATTCGTGACATTGGCTTTCCACTAATTCTCTGACTAAAATTTTGTTGTATTTTTCCAAGACATGTTTGGACTTTCGAAAGCCAAACATAGTGAGAAATCGGTAAATACTCACTTTTTGGATCgctaattaaaatttagataacATCACCAAAGCGGAGAAAATACAATAACAACGACAAGATATTCAGTGTAATTTCATAAAAGAATTTGGGGAAGCTATGCAAACCTTACTCCTATTTTAGGAGGTAGAGAGGTTTCCGATAGGCCTTCGGCTCAAAGAAAAACATTTTAAAGCAGTTCGGAAAAAGAAATAACTGAAGTTAAAAAGTCATGGCAAAATATTAAAGATAGCATGACAAAGCATTTTGAAAAAAGGGACAGTAACTATAGCAAAATAATGTGCTAATTGAAGTGCAAGAAACTATCGATAGTAACATAAATCAAAGAACAAGAAGCTACTAGAGTAATACTACGACTACTAGTAAGGAAGGATAGGTGAGATAACGCTcaactatctactagccttctactaTTATATGTGTCCTTCATAGCCTCCTAGCTAAAATCATGTCCTCGGACAACATaattggtctaaccaccactctgtagaacttgtcTTTAAGTTTTGAttgcaccttcttatcacacaagactCCGGATGTCAGCCTTCATTTCCTCCACCATgtaccaatacgatgtgtgacgtcaTTATCAATCTTCCCACTACCTTGGATAATAGACTCAAGACATTTGAAACTTGCTCTCTTTTGGATGACCTAAGTATCAAGCTTCACTTCAACGGCATGAGGCTTTCATATGCTGGAAGAGCACAACTTATCAAATTTGTTCTATTACCTATTCAAGTCTTCTGGGCACAGATATTTGTTCTTCCTAAGAAGAGCTCCACGAACTTCTCGAACTCCAGCATATTACGCTAGATCGATTCCACTTGTCAAATTTTAAACTCCAGGACCATGGAATTTATTAATGTTTTAGCTGGGAGTAATTTTGTCAAGATATTATTTTTGCATTAAAAATAACTTTGATGGGAAATTCGCagaattgtccttcttttggggtggtctttaaattttgcccctcaaattgttggtctttaagttTTAGCCTTCGCCTAAAACTCATGGGTTCCGGATTCGAagccccgctcagtcaaaaattttaaaaaaatttgcaaggaaaagtttgaatttcgctctgtcccctccgacagacttttagttatgcttaactaaaagtctgccagagggggcaaactttgccttggggcatatattttattttttcacttttcaaggcaaacttttagttataccttaaggaaaagtcccgccttatgggacatacttttagttattccttaactaaaagtgtgccccataaaacataactaaaagtat
The sequence above is a segment of the Lycium barbarum isolate Lr01 chromosome 6, ASM1917538v2, whole genome shotgun sequence genome. Coding sequences within it:
- the LOC132643599 gene encoding uncharacterized protein LOC132643599; the protein is MSKLDKSIVFSICKTVLICGLVLYCCTIFLFNDSEHQFPASDLFSSLQFTSSPSSPSPPPPPSSQTSTSSIISPTNISHLVFGLLGNEKAWHNRKAYVESWWRPNITKGHLFLDVPPKGDDLLPWSLNSPPYRISDDVSKLLKETNHVDARVMRMVHGIMEVVREAHEGVRWVIMGDDDSIFFVENMVDILAQYDHNKYYYFGGHSEFILSNYWYSFNQAFGGAGIMLSYPLAKTFANTVMSCLKRYAHLQSSDRTTMLCVADLGVNLSPLQGIHQIDLRGDISGFLSYHPKSLLASLHHYDMVDPIFPSMDRAQAGFHIQKAAKYDQSRMLQQTICHHRSKNWTFSVSWGYSAHIYEKIMPRSWLQNPIETFKTWQRSRRPPHYMFDVRSPSWHPCEAPHVFFFKSVEKNRRGEIVTTYTRAWPRRIGACLEAGNYSAEYISEIQVYSSATKRIEIDRCECCDIIHEAGSNKADIKYRECKIDEIIA